From Triticum aestivum cultivar Chinese Spring chromosome 4A, IWGSC CS RefSeq v2.1, whole genome shotgun sequence, a single genomic window includes:
- the LOC123087398 gene encoding receptor-like protein EIX2: MAAKLGHLARAAAAILCLLIFHVALSDSLAKASVSGGTGTCISWERDALLSFKAGLLDPAGRLSSWQGEDCCQWEGVQCSSRTGQVVRLDLRNTYKDGNNKYNSLNLSRDEMSSSLADLQQLRYLDLSGNNFSRTSIPMFVGSLENLRYLNLSWSGFGGRIPYQLGNLSNLQYLDVRGNNYYYLDSNYSNLYVVDLAWLKHLPLLSNLDMSGVDLSSVRDWFNMVNMLSSLKVLRLEDCGLTSTVSDTSKANLTHLEVLDLSANLFNTSLEHSWFWDLTSLKELHLSQGEWHGHIPQELGNMTSLEVIDFSKTDLLGLIPSNLQKLCNLKVLNFEDVNINASIGEFMDRFPRCSWTTLQVLSLANTNLTGNLPIWIGNMTSLSDLLARENMITGGVPLGIGALGNLTDLDLGYNKLNGVVTKDHFSGLLSLESLDFEGNSLKIDIEPNWVAPFRLKRINLQSCSVGPRFPGWLRWQTDMDSVLLDYTNLDDVIPDWFWVTFSRAQYLYARGNMLRGSLPANLQHMSALAIALGSNNLTGQVPWLPINISFLDLSSNSFSGLLPVELKAPWIMELDLANNKITGTIPSSMCQLTRLVRLDLSGNSLTGDVMQCWKESDNNSSVSSLISADQFGSSMYNLALNNNDLSGEFPKFLQRASQLMFLDLSYNRLFGSLPKWLPEKMPHLEILKVRSNMFSGHIPKNLTCLESLHYLDLAHNNISGGIPWSLSNLKAMRGVSKNVIDYVYVHSMSVITKGQTREYKFQTYHLLVYIDISCNSLTGHIPEEISLLIRLTSLNLSSNQLIGKIPNQIGDLKQLESLDLSYNKFSGEIPSGLSALTSLSDLSLSHNNLSGAIPSGPQLQALDNQMNIYIGNPHLCGYPLSKNCSASTIDAEQSVNHEDADHIAYLYLGMGIGFVTGLWVVFCTMLLRRTWAIAYFQIIDKLYDEAYVRVAITWAHLMKKTHDDAT; the protein is encoded by the coding sequence ATGGCTGCCAAGCTTGGGCATCTCGCCCGAGCCGCTGCAGCAATACTCTGCCTGTTGATTTTCCATGTAGCACTGTCTGATTCCCTTGCTAAGGCGAGTGTATCAGGTGGGACTGGAACCTGCATCAGCTGGGAGCGGGATGCGCTTCTGTCCTTCAAGGCAGGCCTTCTCGACCCTGCTGGCCGTCTCTCGTCATGGCAAGGTGAAGATTGTTGCCAGTGGGAGGGAGTCCAGTGCAGCAGCAGAACAGGCCAAGTTGTCAGGCTCGACCTCCGCAACACCTACAAAGATGGCAACAACAAGTACAACAGCCTGAACTTGTCGAGAGATGAGATGAGCTCTTCTTTGGCTGATTTGCAACAGTTGAGGTATCTTGATCTGAGTGGGAATAACTTCAGTCGCACAAGCATACCTATGTTTGTGGGCTCTCTGGAGAACCTAAGGTACCTCAACCTCTCATGGTCAGGCTTTGGTGGGAGAATACCTTACCAACTCGGCAATCTCTCAAATTTGCAATATCTTGATGTTAGAGGGAATAATTACTATTATCTTGATAGCAATTATTCCAACCTGTATGTGGTGGATCTTGCATGGTTGAAGCATCTCCCATTGTTGAGTAATCTTGACATGAGCGGTGTGGACCTCAGTTCTGTGAGGGATTGGTTCAACATGGTTAACATGCTTTCTTCTCTGAAAGTGCTTCGCTTAGAAGACTGTGGCCTTACCAGCACGGTGTCTGATACTTCAAAAGCAAACCTCACACATCTCGAAGTCCTTGATCTGTCAGCCAACCTGTTTAACACATCACTAGAACACAGTTGGTTTTGGGATCTCACAAGCCTTAAGGAGCTTCACCTCTCCCAGGGCGAGTGGCATGGACATATTCCTCAAGAACTAGGAAACATGACGTCCCTTGAAGTCATAGATTTTAGTAAAACTGATCTTCTGGGTTTGATACCAAGTAACTTACAAAAGTTGTGCAATCTGAAAGTGCTAAATTTCGAAGATGTCAACATTAATGCAAGCATTGGGGAGTTTATGGATCGATTTCCTAGGTGCTCATGGACTACATTACAAGTGTTGTCATTAGCGAATACAAATTTGACAGGAAACCTACCAATCTGGATTGGGAACATGACCAGTCTCAGTGATCTTTTAGCCAGAGAAAACATGATAACTGGTGGTGTACCACTAGGAATTGGAGCACTTGGTAACTTGACAGATTTGGATCTCGGCTACAATAAACTTAATGGTGTGGTCACGAAGGATCATTTTTCTGGCTTATTGAGTTTAGAGTCTCTGGACTTTGAAGGCAACTCCTTGAAAATTGATATTGAACCAAATTGGGTTGCTCCTTTTAGACTAAAGAGAATAAACTTACAGTCATGTTCAGTGGGGCCCCGTTTTCCAGGGTGGCTTAGATGGCAGACCGACATGGATTCTGTTCTTCTTGATTATACAAATTTGGATGATGTTATTCCTGATTGGTTCTGGGTGACATTTTCCCGAGCTCAGTACTTGTACGCACGAGGAAATATGTTGCGTGGTTCATTACCGGCAAATCTACAGCACATGTCAGCTTTAGCTATAGCCCTCGGGTCCAATAACCTTACAGGTCAAGTTCCATGGCTCCCTATAAATATATCATTCTTGGATTTGTCTTCAAACTCTTTCTCAGGGCTATTGCCAGTAGAGCTAAAAGCTCCATGGATCATGGAGTTGGATCTGGCAAATAATAAAATTACAGGCACTATTCCATCATCTATGTGCCAATTGACTCGTCTGGTACGGTTGGATCTATCAGGGAACAGTTTGACAGGAGATGTTATGCAGTGCTGGAAGGAGTCAGATAACAATTCTTCAGTGTCCAGCTTAATCTCTGCAGATCAATTTGGTTCCTCAATGTATAATCTAGCTTTGAACAACAATGATCTCTCAGGTGAATTCCCTAAATTTCTTCAGAGGGCCTCACAATTGATGTTCCTGGATCTTTCATACAATAGGTTATTTGGATCATTGCCAAAGTGGTTACCAGAAAAAATGCCACACTTGGAAATCTTGAAGGTGAGATCAAACATGTTTAGTGGTCATATTCCTAAGAACCTTacttgccttgaaagtcttcattATTTGGACTTGGCCCATAACAATATATCAGGAGGCATACCATGGTCGCTATCAAACTTGAAAGCAATGAGGGGAGTGTCTAAGAATGTGATAGACTATGTTTATGTGCACAGCATGTCAGTAATCACAAAAGGCCAAACACGTGAATATAAATTTCAAACCTACCATCTACTGGTGTATATTGATATTTCATGTAACAGTTTAACAGGACATATTCCAGAGGAGATAAGTTTGCTCATCAGGCTCACCAGTCTGAATTTATCAAGTAATCAGTTGATAGGCAAAATCCCAAATCAGATTGGTGATCTAAAGCAGTTGGAGTCCCTCGATCTGTCCTACAACAAGTTTTCTGGTGAAATCCCATCGGGTTTGTCGGCTCTAACCTCTCTGAGTGACTTGAGCCTATCACACAACAACTTATCAGGCGCTATCCCATCCGGGCCGCAGCTGCAAGCTCTCGACAACCAGATGAACATCTACATCGGCAACCCCCATCTATGTGGCTACCCTCTCTCCAAGAACTGCTCTGCTAGTACTATTGATGCAGAGCAAAGTGTCAACCATGAAGATGCAGATCATATCGCGTATCTCTACCTTGGGATGGGCATAGGATTTGTGACCGGCCTTTGGGTTGTGTTCTGCACCATGTTATTGAGGAGAACCTGGGCGATTGCCTACTTTCAGATCATTGACAAGCTGTATGATGAGGCTTATGTGCGAGTTGCTATAACTTGGGCTCACCTGATGAAGAAAACCCATGATGACGCAACGTGA